TGTTCTGGGCGCTCACCTGGGCCACGAGGCGGGCGGTGTCACCCCTCATCCCTGGCACGTCCACTCGCACGAGGCCCACGCGCGATTGGCCTCCCACGGCGGGGAAGACGAGCTTCCTGTCCTCGATGGAGAGGGGGCGGCCCGACACCAACAGGGAGGGCTTGTCGTTGCCGTCACCCAGGGTCACCCTGCGCGGCTCCCCCTCGATGATCGTCAACCGTCCCGCGGATTCCCGCGCCGAGGGGATTCCGAGATCTCCGGTCATCGCATCGCCCGGTGTCATGGGCACGCGCTTCTGCGTGACGTGCCAGTACCGGATGCCCCACATGCCCAGCGCGGAGAGCACCAGCAGCGTGGCCACTGCCTGCAGGAGGATGCGCACTCCCTTGCGCACGGCCCGGCCCACGCGCTGCATCGGGCTGAGCTTCGCCGGCCGCATGGTGGTGTAGTGCGGGGCGAGGGGCTCCAGGTCCCGGATGAGCTCGGTGACGCTCGCGTAGCGCTCCGAGGGCTGCTGCTTGAGGCAGCGCTCGATGATGCCGTCCAGCCTCGAGTCCAGCTTGGGCTTGCGGCGCGAGGGGGGCTCGAAGCTGCCCGCGGGCAGCTCGCCCACCAGCATCTCGTAGAGGATGAGGCCGAGCGCGAAGATGTCCGCGCGTCCGTCCGCGCTCTTGGCGTCCACCCGCTGCTCGGGCGCCATATAGGACAGCGTCCCCATGGCCATATGGGTGCCGGTGAGGGCGAAGCGCGTGCTGGTGTCCTCGAGGAACGAGGCCAGCCCGAAGTCCGTCACCTTGGGGAGGTCTCCGGCCTGCACGTCGAAGAGGATGTTCTCCGGCTTCAAGTCCCGGTGGATGACGTTGCGGCCGTGCGCGTACTCGATGGCCCGGCAGATCTGCAGCATCACCCGCAGCGTCTCCTGGGCGTCCTGCTGGGGCGCGCGCATCCGCTCGCGCAGCGAGGGCCCGTCCACGAACTCCATCACCAGGTAGTACGTCGACGCGTTGCTGCCCTTGTCGACGATGGAGACGATGTTGGGGTGGTGCAGGGTGGCGAGCGCCGCGGCCTCCTTCTGGAAGCGGGCGACGAAGCTCTCGTCCTGGGCGAGCTGCTGGTTG
The sequence above is drawn from the Archangium gephyra genome and encodes:
- a CDS encoding serine/threonine-protein kinase; translated protein: MSSLDATSTAISRTHSPDLVPGYRLESLVGAGGMGEVHKATQLSLNRTVAVKLLNQQLAQDESFVARFQKEAAALATLHHPNIVSIVDKGSNASTYYLVMEFVDGPSLRERMRAPQQDAQETLRVMLQICRAIEYAHGRNVIHRDLKPENILFDVQAGDLPKVTDFGLASFLEDTSTRFALTGTHMAMGTLSYMAPEQRVDAKSADGRADIFALGLILYEMLVGELPAGSFEPPSRRKPKLDSRLDGIIERCLKQQPSERYASVTELIRDLEPLAPHYTTMRPAKLSPMQRVGRAVRKGVRILLQAVATLLVLSALGMWGIRYWHVTQKRVPMTPGDAMTGDLGIPSARESAGRLTIIEGEPRRVTLGDGNDKPSLLVSGRPLSIEDRKLVFPAVGGQSRVGLVRVDVPGMRGDTARLVAQVSAQNNEPRLSETLAQVVLDAPMPDAQVAVMLMANEPSQKRYVALVYSGAGAPIRLEWSLGEKQGTMLGPDSPEGPVELELQVDEEGALIASLGTKGDKRPILEPLQLGPNWQERRFGGAPIPAIGCIEGTCQAEKFSYLVKPLPPKPGGVVQASAPVRVETPRTVAPAPVKRPAPKPAPAPKGKRSK